A part of Acidisarcina sp. genomic DNA contains:
- the murQ gene encoding N-acetylmuramic acid 6-phosphate etherase, producing the protein MTERRNPATLNLDSMTPLEIVSAMNREDALVAPRVRTALPRIAEAVELIAERYARGGRLIYVGTGTSGRIGALDASECPPTFGISPRRVQFLIAGGEAALVHATEASEDSAALGRRDMARKRPGRRDVIVGLAASGFTPYTVSALEFARSKGAATIGIACNRGSGLGRIADIAIEVEVGPEVLTGSSRLKAGTAQKMICNMLTTGAMTRVGYVSSNLMVNLVLKNKKLEQRGIAILETLAGVDRATAIASLEKAGNKLPVALVMLKAGVSRTAAARRLARTKGNVRAAIEG; encoded by the coding sequence ATGACCGAGCGTCGGAATCCGGCCACGCTGAACCTGGATTCCATGACTCCGCTCGAAATTGTTTCGGCAATGAACCGCGAAGACGCGCTCGTGGCGCCTCGCGTCCGCACTGCTCTGCCGCGTATCGCTGAGGCCGTTGAACTGATTGCCGAGCGCTACGCGCGCGGTGGCCGCCTCATCTACGTCGGCACCGGAACCAGCGGTCGCATTGGCGCGCTCGACGCGTCAGAGTGTCCGCCGACCTTCGGCATCAGTCCGCGCCGGGTGCAGTTCCTCATCGCCGGCGGTGAGGCAGCCCTTGTGCATGCCACCGAGGCCAGCGAAGACTCCGCCGCGTTAGGTCGTCGCGACATGGCGCGCAAGCGTCCGGGCCGCCGCGATGTCATCGTGGGCCTCGCCGCCAGCGGCTTTACGCCCTACACCGTTAGCGCACTCGAATTCGCGCGCAGCAAGGGCGCCGCCACAATCGGCATCGCCTGCAATCGCGGTTCCGGCCTCGGCCGCATCGCCGACATCGCCATCGAAGTCGAAGTCGGTCCCGAAGTCCTCACTGGCTCCTCGCGTCTCAAGGCTGGCACCGCGCAGAAAATGATCTGCAACATGCTCACCACCGGCGCCATGACGCGCGTTGGGTATGTGAGCAGCAATCTGATGGTGAATCTCGTTCTAAAGAACAAAAAGCTTGAGCAGCGTGGCATTGCGATTCTCGAAACGCTGGCCGGCGTCGACCGCGCCACCGCGATCGCCAGCCTCGAGAAAGCAGGTAACAAATTGCCCGTTGCGCTGGTCATGCTCAAGGCGGGCGTCAGTCGTACGGCGGCTGCGCGTCGGCTCGCGCGAACCAAAGGAAATGTACGTGCGGCAATCGAAGGGTGA
- the gyrB gene encoding DNA topoisomerase (ATP-hydrolyzing) subunit B, translated as MSTKEIAPDSNLVVPDKEQTFTTANGAEQSATYTGDNIKVLEGLEAVRLRPAMYIGSTGEMGLHHLVYEVVDNSVDEALAGYAKKIQVFIHVDNSITVIDDGRGIPVDDMVLSDGTVMSAVEVVLTKLHAGGKFDASSYKVSGGLHGVGVSCVNALSEAFDVEIWKDGYTYEQDYSCGIPISKLRQTGTSKRKGTKVHFLPDRSIFSATEYNYDTLAQRLRELAFLNKGLEITLVDERTTDSKTGEPKRAEFKYAGGIAEFIKLLNKGKQVLHDKPIVMEALRDGVEMDIALQYNDGYSETIFTFANNINTVDGGTHLSGFRTALTRTINVAGTQMGLFKDQKENLSGDDVREGLVAVISVKLPQPQFEGQTKGKLNSDIAGIVQAFVNEKLGMFLEQNPQVARKVINKAIEASRAREAARKARDLTRRKGALDGGGLPGKLADCSERDPGRCELYLVEGESAGGTAKQGRNRRFQAILPLRGKILNVEKARYDKMLGHEEIRAMITALGCGIGKDDFDGSKLRYGKLILMTDADVDGSHIRTLLLTFFFRHMTELIRHGHVFIAQPPLFRIKKGKFEQYIKDENEFAKVMVKRASEGMLVRCGDGHTLEGAALTKFMGQLRDYLDFFDKVNKRLRNEEVTEKLASLEIVHRADFESEREGDAPAKLAKLHQELESMAGKYSFKAVVPPTQDEEHQTWSVRYTDAQGAERRIDWTLASSPEYRQMMAKHLQIRGELQPPFHIEYASKKAATEMEEVEEEETATTEEADTVTNSKPVAKKTTRAAHDPVTRNTPHELFEYVIEQGRKDYQVQRYKGLGEMTSSQLWETTMDPERRTLLQVKLEDLAETEAIFTTLMGEDVEARRKFIEENALDVKNLDI; from the coding sequence ATGTCCACCAAAGAAATAGCCCCAGACTCGAATCTTGTGGTTCCCGATAAAGAACAGACCTTTACTACGGCAAATGGCGCGGAGCAATCCGCCACCTACACCGGAGACAACATCAAGGTGCTTGAGGGGCTCGAGGCTGTGCGTCTCAGGCCGGCCATGTACATCGGTTCCACCGGTGAGATGGGTTTGCACCATCTGGTCTACGAGGTAGTGGACAACTCGGTGGATGAGGCGCTGGCCGGCTATGCAAAGAAGATCCAGGTGTTTATCCACGTCGACAACTCGATCACGGTGATCGATGACGGCCGCGGTATCCCCGTGGATGACATGGTTCTCAGCGATGGCACCGTGATGTCGGCGGTTGAGGTAGTGCTTACCAAGCTGCATGCCGGAGGCAAGTTCGATGCCTCGTCCTACAAGGTGTCCGGCGGTCTGCATGGGGTCGGCGTCTCCTGCGTGAATGCGCTCAGCGAGGCCTTCGATGTCGAGATCTGGAAAGATGGCTATACCTATGAGCAGGACTACTCCTGCGGTATTCCTATCTCCAAGCTGCGTCAGACGGGAACCTCCAAGCGCAAGGGAACCAAGGTTCACTTCCTGCCCGATCGCTCGATTTTCTCGGCGACGGAGTACAACTACGACACGCTGGCACAGCGTCTGCGCGAGCTTGCCTTCCTGAACAAGGGACTCGAGATTACCCTGGTCGATGAGCGGACTACGGACTCGAAGACTGGCGAACCCAAGCGAGCGGAGTTCAAGTACGCTGGCGGTATCGCGGAGTTCATCAAGCTTTTGAATAAGGGCAAGCAGGTTCTCCACGACAAGCCCATTGTGATGGAAGCGCTGCGCGACGGCGTCGAGATGGACATTGCCCTTCAGTACAACGACGGCTACTCGGAGACCATCTTTACCTTCGCCAACAACATCAACACGGTCGATGGCGGCACGCATCTCTCCGGCTTCCGCACCGCGCTTACGCGCACCATCAATGTTGCCGGCACGCAGATGGGCCTTTTCAAGGATCAGAAAGAGAATCTATCGGGGGATGATGTCCGCGAAGGACTTGTGGCTGTCATCAGCGTCAAGCTGCCTCAGCCGCAGTTTGAAGGCCAGACCAAGGGCAAGCTCAACTCCGATATCGCAGGCATTGTCCAGGCGTTCGTCAACGAGAAGCTGGGCATGTTTCTCGAGCAGAATCCCCAGGTTGCCCGCAAGGTAATCAACAAGGCGATTGAGGCGTCGCGTGCGCGCGAGGCAGCCCGCAAGGCTCGCGATCTTACGCGTCGCAAGGGTGCTCTCGATGGTGGCGGCCTCCCGGGCAAGCTGGCCGACTGCAGCGAACGCGATCCCGGCCGCTGCGAACTGTATCTCGTCGAGGGCGAGTCGGCAGGCGGAACCGCTAAGCAGGGCCGTAACCGCCGCTTCCAGGCCATTCTGCCACTCAGGGGCAAGATCCTCAACGTAGAGAAGGCCCGCTACGACAAGATGCTTGGCCACGAAGAAATCCGCGCCATGATCACTGCTCTCGGCTGCGGAATCGGCAAGGATGATTTTGACGGCTCCAAGCTTCGCTATGGCAAGCTGATCCTGATGACGGATGCCGACGTCGACGGCTCGCACATTCGCACGCTGCTGCTCACCTTCTTCTTCCGCCACATGACGGAGCTGATTCGTCACGGTCATGTCTTCATCGCTCAACCTCCGCTCTTTCGCATCAAGAAGGGCAAGTTTGAGCAGTACATCAAGGACGAAAATGAGTTCGCCAAGGTCATGGTCAAGCGCGCCTCTGAGGGAATGCTGGTTCGCTGCGGCGATGGCCACACGCTGGAAGGCGCCGCCCTCACCAAGTTCATGGGGCAGCTCCGGGATTACCTCGACTTCTTTGACAAGGTGAATAAGCGGCTGCGGAATGAGGAAGTGACCGAGAAGCTCGCATCCCTCGAAATCGTGCATCGCGCGGACTTCGAGTCGGAGAGGGAAGGGGATGCCCCTGCCAAGCTCGCGAAGCTGCATCAGGAACTGGAGTCGATGGCGGGAAAATACTCCTTCAAGGCGGTGGTTCCTCCCACGCAGGACGAAGAGCATCAGACCTGGTCGGTGCGATACACCGATGCCCAGGGTGCAGAGCGCAGGATCGACTGGACGCTGGCCAGCTCCCCCGAGTACCGCCAGATGATGGCCAAGCACCTGCAGATTCGCGGCGAACTGCAGCCTCCATTCCATATCGAGTACGCCAGCAAGAAGGCGGCCACCGAAATGGAAGAGGTCGAAGAAGAGGAGACGGCCACAACCGAGGAAGCCGACACCGTGACCAACAGCAAGCCCGTAGCGAAGAAGACTACCCGCGCCGCTCACGATCCGGTGACCCGCAATACTCCTCACGAGCTCTTCGAATACGTCATCGAGCAGGGGCGCAAGGATTATCAGGTCCAGCGGTACAAGGGATTGGGAGAGATGACGTCTTCGCAATTGTGGGAGACAACGATGGATCCGGAGCGCCGCACGCTGCTTCAGGTCAAACTCGAAGATCTGGCAGAGACCGAAGCCATCTTTACTACCCTAATGGGCGAAGATGTCGAAGCCCGTCGCAAGTTCATCGAAGAGAATGCCCTCGATGTAAAGAATCTCGACATCTAA
- a CDS encoding M28 family peptidase: MNYRLSLACASLACIAPAFACAQVQALPDLPQVPAAARQAAASIDGEKIRAHVRFLADDLLEGRGPGQRGAEIAAQYIATQFMLSGLKPAGANGSYFQKVPLMAVHTLEDQTRFTLEPKNGTPLSLKYGEDYVTKDETGGTSADIDAPIVFVGYGIDAPEYHWNDFKGVDVKGKVLLVIVNEPPSEDEKFFKGKALTYYGRWTYKYEEAARRGAVGVLIIHRTDLASYGWDVVRNSQAIEKSYLQNDPLSTLKAASWIQLDVARKLLGEVGIDADKAIDAAGKPGFKAIELPVRLKAHVASRVRKYESSNVIAMLPGASDKQQAVFFTAHYDHLGIDPDMKGDNIYNGAADNATGCGILLEIARAFAEAKVRPPHAVYFAAVTAEEQGLLGSEYLGMHPPIPSAQIALDLNYDMLLPIGVPISAEVSGAERTTFYPVVEKTAKALHLELEPDQTPSAGHYYRSDHFSMARFGVPAFSIGQGTQYEGHEPQWGVDQAKDFVARHYHQPSDEYHADWDFRGDAKMAQFGFLLGWQASALPSSVGWQPGDEFEAARKKSMGGR, translated from the coding sequence ATGAACTATCGTCTCAGCCTTGCTTGTGCGTCGCTTGCCTGCATCGCGCCTGCCTTTGCCTGCGCACAGGTGCAGGCCCTACCCGATTTGCCGCAGGTACCCGCGGCTGCACGCCAGGCGGCGGCATCGATTGACGGAGAAAAGATTCGTGCCCACGTCCGCTTTCTTGCGGACGATCTGTTGGAGGGGCGCGGTCCGGGGCAGCGTGGGGCGGAGATCGCCGCGCAGTACATCGCGACGCAGTTCATGCTGTCAGGGCTGAAGCCGGCGGGTGCGAATGGCAGCTACTTCCAGAAGGTTCCGCTGATGGCGGTGCACACGCTGGAGGATCAGACCCGCTTTACCCTGGAGCCGAAGAACGGGACACCGCTTTCGCTGAAGTATGGCGAGGACTATGTGACCAAGGACGAGACGGGAGGAACGTCGGCGGATATCGACGCGCCCATCGTCTTCGTCGGCTATGGCATCGATGCACCGGAGTACCACTGGAACGACTTCAAGGGTGTGGATGTGAAGGGCAAGGTGCTGCTGGTGATCGTCAACGAGCCGCCCTCGGAGGACGAAAAGTTCTTCAAGGGCAAGGCGCTGACCTACTACGGGCGATGGACCTACAAGTACGAGGAAGCAGCGCGCCGGGGCGCCGTGGGTGTGCTGATTATTCATCGTACCGACCTGGCCAGCTATGGCTGGGACGTGGTGCGCAACTCGCAGGCGATCGAGAAATCCTATCTGCAGAACGATCCGTTATCGACGCTGAAGGCCGCCAGCTGGATCCAGTTGGATGTTGCGAGAAAGCTGCTGGGCGAAGTGGGCATCGACGCCGATAAGGCCATCGACGCAGCGGGAAAGCCGGGCTTCAAGGCGATTGAGCTGCCGGTCCGCCTGAAGGCGCACGTGGCCAGCCGCGTCCGCAAATATGAATCGAGCAATGTGATCGCGATGTTGCCCGGAGCTTCGGACAAACAGCAGGCGGTATTCTTCACCGCGCACTATGACCACCTGGGCATTGATCCGGACATGAAGGGCGACAACATCTACAACGGCGCGGCGGATAACGCGACGGGCTGCGGAATCCTGCTGGAGATAGCGCGAGCCTTTGCGGAAGCGAAGGTCCGGCCTCCCCACGCGGTTTACTTCGCGGCGGTGACGGCAGAGGAGCAGGGGCTTCTGGGTTCGGAATACCTCGGCATGCATCCGCCGATTCCTTCAGCACAGATTGCGCTCGACCTGAACTACGACATGCTTTTGCCGATCGGAGTGCCGATTTCTGCGGAGGTGAGCGGGGCGGAACGCACCACCTTCTATCCCGTAGTGGAGAAGACCGCCAAGGCTCTCCACCTGGAGCTGGAGCCGGATCAGACGCCCAGCGCAGGCCATTACTACCGCTCAGACCACTTCAGCATGGCTCGCTTCGGCGTGCCTGCGTTTTCCATTGGGCAAGGCACGCAGTATGAAGGCCACGAGCCGCAGTGGGGCGTGGACCAGGCCAAGGATTTTGTAGCCCGGCACTATCACCAGCCATCGGATGAATATCATGCCGACTGGGATTTCCGGGGCGACGCTAAGATGGCGCAGTTCGGGTTCCTGCTGGGATGGCAGGCGTCGGCGCTGCCGTCATCTGTAGGCTGGCAGCCTGGCGATGAGTTTGAGGCGGCTCGTAAGAAGAGCATGGGCGGAAGATAA
- a CDS encoding OsmC family protein, translated as MERTASAVWHGRIKDGKGVISTQSGVLKEAQYSFGTRFESGIGTNPEELIAAAHAGCFTMALSGQLTNAGLTPESIDTTASATFEKTDAGPTITKIALVTKAKVPGADQAALDKAAQEAKANCPISRLFKGNTEITLDAKLV; from the coding sequence ATGGAGCGCACAGCAAGCGCCGTTTGGCACGGTCGTATTAAAGATGGGAAGGGCGTGATTTCGACACAGAGTGGCGTACTGAAGGAGGCCCAGTATTCCTTTGGAACTCGCTTTGAGAGTGGCATCGGGACGAACCCGGAGGAGCTGATTGCAGCCGCCCATGCTGGCTGCTTTACGATGGCCCTGAGCGGGCAGTTGACCAATGCCGGGCTGACGCCGGAGTCTATCGACACGACCGCATCTGCCACCTTCGAGAAGACCGATGCGGGTCCGACGATCACGAAGATTGCCCTCGTAACCAAAGCAAAGGTTCCGGGCGCGGATCAGGCGGCCCTGGACAAGGCAGCCCAGGAAGCCAAGGCAAACTGCCCGATCTCGCGGCTGTTCAAGGGCAATACCGAGATCACGCTGGATGCGAAGCTGGTCTAA
- a CDS encoding sodium:solute symporter, with the protein MGLNGLDLGIVVLYMIGVTLFGLRFRGAAQTLKGYFLADNAIPWWAISLSIVAAETSTLTIISVPGIAYDGNFSFLQLVFGFLIGRIVVSFLFIPRYFSGHLVTAYQLMEQRFGQRLRTLTAGIFLVTRAAAEGVRVFAVAIVVRIALGGMLTGLSDLQRDVAAIAVVTVLTLIYTFEGGIRAAIWTDVLQQTVYVTGTIVGLFTVLHLVPGGWSSVHAIAGGAGKFRILDFSWNPTVKYTFWSGIIGGAFLTMASHGTDQLIVQRLLAARSERQSKLALIMSGAAILIQFSLFLLIGAMLFVYYRISPPAHAFARTDTIFPEFVVTHMPHGISGLLIAAILAAAMSNLSAAVNSLSSIAIVDFYARLRPQSSERQRMRLSRLAIIVWGLVLFALALIARHGGRVIEVGLSIASVAYGALLGVFLLGVLTRRATERGAIVGMVCGFALDLYLWLGTPISFTWYVVLGSAVTFIVGYAASCAPRPAVAPELVGNENANR; encoded by the coding sequence ATGGGATTGAACGGCCTGGATCTTGGCATAGTCGTGCTCTACATGATCGGCGTCACGCTGTTTGGCCTTCGCTTTCGCGGTGCCGCCCAGACGCTAAAAGGCTACTTCCTGGCCGACAACGCCATTCCCTGGTGGGCCATCTCCCTATCCATCGTCGCCGCGGAGACCAGTACACTCACCATCATCAGCGTGCCCGGCATCGCTTACGACGGCAATTTCAGCTTCCTCCAGCTTGTCTTCGGCTTCCTGATCGGACGCATCGTCGTCAGCTTCCTCTTCATTCCGCGCTACTTCAGCGGCCATCTCGTCACCGCCTATCAGCTTATGGAGCAGCGCTTCGGCCAGCGCCTCCGCACCCTCACCGCGGGCATCTTCCTCGTCACGCGCGCCGCTGCTGAAGGTGTGCGCGTTTTCGCCGTCGCCATCGTGGTGCGCATCGCACTCGGCGGCATGCTGACCGGCCTCAGCGACTTGCAGCGCGACGTTGCCGCTATCGCTGTCGTCACAGTACTCACTCTCATCTACACCTTTGAAGGCGGCATCCGCGCAGCCATCTGGACCGACGTTTTGCAGCAGACCGTTTACGTCACCGGGACCATCGTTGGCCTCTTCACCGTTCTTCATCTCGTCCCCGGTGGATGGTCCTCTGTTCATGCAATCGCCGGAGGCGCAGGCAAGTTCCGCATTCTCGACTTCTCCTGGAATCCCACCGTTAAATACACGTTCTGGTCCGGGATCATCGGTGGCGCCTTCCTCACGATGGCCAGCCACGGTACCGACCAGCTCATCGTGCAGCGCCTGCTTGCCGCGCGCAGCGAGCGTCAGTCGAAGCTTGCGCTCATCATGAGTGGCGCCGCCATCCTCATCCAGTTCTCACTCTTCCTTCTCATCGGCGCCATGCTCTTCGTTTACTACCGCATCTCGCCGCCTGCGCACGCGTTCGCGCGAACTGACACCATCTTTCCCGAGTTCGTCGTCACGCACATGCCGCACGGCATCAGCGGCCTGCTCATCGCCGCCATCCTAGCCGCGGCCATGTCCAACCTCAGCGCTGCCGTCAACTCGCTCTCCTCCATCGCCATCGTCGACTTCTACGCCCGCCTGCGGCCCCAGTCCAGTGAACGGCAACGGATGCGCCTCTCGCGACTTGCCATCATCGTCTGGGGCCTGGTGCTCTTCGCTCTCGCTCTCATCGCGCGCCACGGCGGACGCGTCATTGAAGTGGGACTCTCCATTGCCTCGGTCGCCTATGGCGCGTTGCTCGGTGTCTTTCTACTCGGCGTGCTGACCAGGCGTGCAACCGAGCGCGGTGCCATCGTTGGCATGGTCTGCGGCTTCGCCCTCGATTTATATCTCTGGCTTGGAACGCCAATATCTTTCACGTGGTATGTCGTGCTTGGCAGTGCCGTTACCTTCATCGTCGGTTACGCTGCCAGTTGCGCCCCGCGGCCTGCAGTCGCGCCCGAACTTGTGGGGAACGAAAATGCAAATAGGTAA
- a CDS encoding TonB-dependent receptor — protein sequence MTHKRRMRFVALLAILALALGGRILSAQSSVSGAISGTVSDSSGAVISGATVTLTNTDRDQVIRTLTTSSTGFYTAGSLPLGTYSVTVASPGFKTEVITGLALHVSDSLTVNRTLKPGEVTEVARVTADEARVNLEDATAAGLINGEQISEMPLITRNYESLINLQPGVAFGGSSDQLNRGPNSPTGGSSTVAFSINGGRTTSNNWTIDGADNLDRGANLTLYTYPSPDAIAEFKTLRGQYSAQFGRNASGQIDVVTKSGTNAIHGSAYEYLRNDYLDANGYYNNFKHIPITKYRYNDFGFSFGGPVYLPKIYNGKDKTFFFISEEWLRDITYSTGTAIVPTADERNGDFSNSGYLSGTAWTTGPINVCTAFTYNTTNQTSSCTAAGTKVTNISPAAQAYLKDIYSVIPNPDVAKNLAQNQDPHSLSSTISNHFNNLNTVVRIDEQVGQKLSVFYRYLHDTFPSFQGSGTFVAIPIPGLSATVTQAPGTQHLAHGTYVFSPSLIANLGYAYSNGSILTQPQGVLLSSRSKDINIALPYTSTVGVVPTIAVSGMTTLGGGVVYVDHGINHQVFGDVAKTWRNHMFTAGFTYNHYEKQENSAGGGNQGSFSFTNDASYPIIGKPASSSIGTVQAFANFLLGNANNGFSQSSRNIHVDVQSNLWEGFLQDDWKVRPGLTLNLGVRYSYFGQPFDGNRYLSNFDPSTYSADKAPTIAANGLMCFTGPCNQTGSNAGLSASPNSNADYVGKNYINGMIFGNPSSANNNQASPYGNKVGKAGNLNFSPRVGFSWDVYGNGKTALRGGYGLSYDQAEVSYYETTIFNNPPAVATYTQTNSVLDNPTSGTTSNTPSTAPGRIQGLPLNFQTPYVQQYSLDIQQQITPSFQFDIGYFGTHGTHLLGILEINQPKPGAWQGVVDPRSASSGCSTTYGGVTVPAFLNSTCDRVLNQIKPYLGYFAIDAMRSIFNSNYNALQAKITKRFTGKTYIDANYTWSRDLTNAQADYSGVIQNIYNINGEYGRAAVDRTHVFNMDGVFEEPFFRDQRGFAGRAFGGWEISAILSINSGLPLTISDSGGSTISYNLPGGVASIYNGQISGGLVTDNAGLSVLGNTNAGLRPNQIGDPNHGHGIKIHNKAYGSSSAPWFYTGAFAAPAPTSPIPGNARRGTIEGPGFIRLDGGIFRNFRIYERLNFQLRAEAFNALNHTNVNSVGTNATSSTFGQVTGYRDPRILQLAGKFTF from the coding sequence ATGACTCACAAAAGAAGAATGCGTTTTGTTGCCCTGCTTGCGATCCTCGCCCTGGCGCTTGGTGGCCGGATTCTGTCCGCCCAGAGCAGCGTATCGGGCGCTATCAGCGGTACCGTCTCCGACTCCAGCGGTGCAGTGATCTCCGGCGCCACTGTGACCCTCACCAACACGGATCGCGACCAAGTAATCCGAACGCTCACGACTTCATCCACCGGCTTTTACACTGCGGGGTCACTGCCGCTCGGAACCTATTCGGTCACCGTCGCGTCCCCTGGTTTCAAGACCGAGGTGATCACCGGCCTGGCGCTCCATGTGAGCGATTCGCTCACCGTCAACCGCACCCTGAAGCCTGGAGAGGTGACCGAAGTTGCCCGCGTCACCGCCGACGAGGCGCGCGTGAATCTTGAGGACGCCACTGCAGCCGGCTTGATCAATGGCGAGCAGATCAGCGAAATGCCGCTCATCACCCGCAATTACGAGAGCCTCATCAACCTTCAGCCGGGTGTGGCCTTTGGCGGCTCGAGTGATCAGCTCAACCGCGGTCCCAACAGCCCCACGGGCGGCTCCAGCACCGTGGCCTTCTCCATCAACGGCGGTCGCACCACTTCGAACAACTGGACCATCGACGGCGCGGACAATCTGGACCGCGGCGCGAATTTGACGCTCTATACCTACCCCAGCCCCGACGCCATCGCGGAGTTCAAGACGCTGCGCGGCCAGTACTCGGCGCAGTTTGGCCGCAACGCCTCGGGCCAGATCGACGTCGTCACCAAGTCCGGCACCAACGCCATCCACGGCAGCGCGTATGAGTACCTCCGCAACGACTACCTGGACGCGAACGGCTATTACAACAACTTCAAGCACATTCCCATCACCAAGTACCGCTACAACGACTTCGGCTTCTCGTTCGGTGGCCCGGTGTATCTGCCGAAGATCTACAACGGCAAAGACAAGACATTCTTCTTTATCTCGGAAGAGTGGCTGCGCGACATCACGTATTCCACCGGCACGGCCATTGTGCCTACGGCGGATGAGCGCAACGGTGACTTCAGCAACAGCGGCTATCTGTCCGGCACTGCCTGGACGACGGGCCCGATCAACGTCTGTACGGCGTTTACCTACAACACCACCAACCAGACCAGCAGTTGTACCGCCGCTGGCACCAAGGTTACAAATATCTCGCCAGCCGCGCAGGCGTATCTCAAGGACATCTACAGCGTCATTCCGAATCCGGACGTGGCAAAGAATCTTGCCCAGAACCAGGACCCGCACTCCCTTTCATCGACGATTTCGAACCACTTCAACAACCTCAACACCGTGGTGCGCATTGATGAGCAGGTCGGTCAGAAGCTGAGCGTTTTCTACCGCTATCTGCATGACACTTTCCCGTCTTTCCAGGGCTCGGGCACCTTCGTGGCCATCCCCATTCCGGGTCTGTCCGCGACGGTAACTCAAGCGCCGGGTACGCAGCATCTAGCACATGGCACCTATGTTTTTTCGCCAAGCCTGATCGCCAACCTCGGCTACGCTTACTCGAACGGCTCGATTCTCACGCAGCCGCAGGGTGTGCTGCTCTCTTCGCGGTCGAAGGACATCAACATTGCACTGCCCTACACGAGCACCGTCGGCGTGGTGCCGACCATCGCCGTGAGCGGCATGACGACGCTGGGCGGCGGTGTGGTCTATGTGGATCACGGCATCAATCACCAAGTCTTCGGCGACGTAGCCAAGACCTGGCGGAATCACATGTTCACCGCGGGCTTTACCTACAACCACTATGAGAAGCAGGAAAACAGCGCCGGTGGTGGTAACCAGGGTTCTTTCAGCTTCACCAACGACGCTTCCTATCCCATCATTGGTAAACCGGCATCATCGAGTATAGGGACCGTGCAGGCCTTTGCGAACTTCCTGCTCGGTAATGCCAACAACGGCTTCTCGCAGAGCTCGCGCAACATCCACGTCGACGTGCAGTCCAATCTCTGGGAAGGCTTCCTGCAGGATGACTGGAAGGTTCGCCCGGGCCTGACGTTGAACCTCGGCGTGCGCTACAGCTACTTCGGCCAGCCCTTCGACGGCAATCGCTACCTAAGCAACTTCGATCCTTCCACCTACTCGGCCGACAAGGCGCCAACCATCGCCGCCAACGGCCTGATGTGCTTTACTGGACCCTGCAATCAGACGGGTAGCAATGCAGGCCTCTCGGCCTCACCGAACTCTAACGCCGACTACGTGGGCAAGAACTACATCAACGGCATGATCTTCGGCAATCCGAGTTCAGCAAACAATAACCAGGCCTCGCCCTATGGCAACAAGGTGGGCAAGGCCGGCAATCTCAACTTCTCACCGCGCGTCGGATTCTCCTGGGACGTCTACGGCAACGGCAAGACCGCGCTCCGCGGCGGCTACGGTCTCTCCTATGACCAGGCCGAAGTGAGCTATTACGAGACCACGATATTCAACAATCCGCCTGCGGTCGCAACCTACACGCAGACTAATTCGGTACTCGATAACCCGACCAGCGGTACCACCTCCAACACCCCATCCACGGCTCCCGGACGCATTCAGGGGCTTCCGCTGAACTTCCAGACGCCTTACGTGCAGCAGTACTCGCTCGACATCCAGCAGCAGATCACGCCGTCATTCCAGTTCGATATCGGCTACTTCGGAACCCACGGTACTCATCTGCTCGGCATCCTCGAGATCAACCAGCCAAAGCCCGGAGCTTGGCAGGGGGTGGTTGATCCGCGCTCAGCCAGCTCGGGCTGCTCCACCACCTACGGCGGCGTTACTGTACCCGCCTTCCTCAACTCCACCTGCGATCGCGTCCTGAATCAGATCAAGCCCTACCTCGGCTACTTCGCCATCGACGCTATGCGCTCAATCTTCAACTCCAATTACAACGCCCTGCAGGCGAAGATCACAAAGCGCTTCACCGGCAAGACCTATATCGACGCAAACTACACCTGGTCGCGTGATTTGACGAATGCCCAGGCTGACTATTCCGGAGTCATCCAGAACATCTACAACATCAACGGCGAATACGGCCGTGCAGCGGTGGACCGCACCCACGTCTTCAACATGGATGGCGTTTTCGAAGAGCCATTTTTCCGCGATCAACGCGGCTTTGCTGGCCGTGCGTTTGGCGGCTGGGAGATTTCCGCGATCCTCTCCATCAACTCTGGACTTCCGCTCACGATTTCCGACAGCGGCGGCTCAACGATCAGCTACAACCTGCCGGGCGGTGTGGCCAGTATCTATAATGGCCAGATTTCCGGAGGACTCGTCACCGATAACGCCGGACTAAGCGTGCTAGGCAACACGAACGCTGGCCTCCGCCCCAACCAGATCGGCGATCCGAACCACGGCCATGGCATCAAGATCCACAACAAGGCCTACGGCTCTTCGTCTGCGCCTTGGTTCTACACTGGTGCTTTCGCGGCACCTGCTCCCACCAGCCCGATCCCAGGCAACGCCCGCCGAGGGACCATCGAGGGCCCCGGCTTCATCCGCCTCGACGGTGGCATCTTCCGCAATTTTCGCATCTATGAAAGGCTGAACTTCCAGCTCCGCGCTGAAGCCTTCAATGCGCTCAACCACACCAATGTGAACTCCGTCGGTACCAACGCGACGTCCAGTACCTTCGGCCAGGTAACCGGCTACCGCGATCCGCGCATCCTGCAGCTCGCGGGCAAGTTCACTTTCTGA